AACTTGACTGTTTAATTACCTATAAGGGTAATTAGAACTGATAAGTCAGACCTAAACCAACTACGTTATCAGTTGCAACGCCGTAAGTTTTAGTGAAGTCATTTTCATCTAACAGGTTGATTTTATAATCAACAACTGCAGTCATGTTTTTGTTAAATTTGTAGAAAGAACCTACAGAGATATATTTAACTAAATCTTGATCGTTGCCTTGAGCAGTACCTAAGTCTTTACCTTTAGATTGAACATAACCTAAAGATGGTTTCAGACCTAAGTCAACGAAGTCATACTGTGCAGTTAACTCGATGTTTTGAGTTTTGTTAGCGATCAGAGCATCTGAACCGTAGTAGTTCATGTTACGGCTTTCACCGTACATAGCTGCTAAGTAAACGTTGTTAGCTGCGAATTTACCACCGAAGTTCCATGCTTCTGCATTTTTACCAGTAGCAGCACTGTGGTGTTCCTGCCAGTTAGTACGAGCAGAGTTAGAGTAACCACCACCCAGTGTTACGCCCCAGCCTAAGTTATAAGCTGTAGAGAAACCGAAACCGTCGCCATTCGCTTTAGCTGTGTCAACACGTTTGCTGCTGTTGTTAGTGTTTTCGTTGTTTTTGCCTTGATATTGCAGAGCAAAGTTCAGGCCATCAACGTAACCGAACATATCAGTGTTACGATAAGTTAAAACACCAGTAGTACGGCCAGTCATGTAAACGTCAGACTGAGACATTGAGTCACCGCCCCATAAAGGCAGAACGTCTGTCCATGCGTTGGTGTCGTAAATTACACCGTAGTTACGACCATAGTCTAATGAACCGTAGTCAGCAAATTTAAAACCAGCGTAAGCAAAACGAGTTTTAGATGAGTTTTCGCTTTCAGTAGTGTTAGTTTTGATTTCATACTCAAAACGACCGAAACCAACTAAATCTTTATTGATTTGAGTTTCGCCTTTGAAACCGATACGTGCACGAGAAGCGTCACCGCTTTCGTGATCACTCTTAGAATCAGAATCTGCGAAGTAATGACGAACGTCAACTTTACCGTAGATGTCTACTTTGTTGCCGTCTTTGTTATACATTTCAGCTGCGTTTGCTGC
This portion of the Proteus vulgaris genome encodes:
- a CDS encoding porin, yielding MMKRNLLAVVIPALMFAGAANAAEMYNKDGNKVDIYGKVDVRHYFADSDSKSDHESGDASRARIGFKGETQINKDLVGFGRFEYEIKTNTTESENSSKTRFAYAGFKFADYGSLDYGRNYGVIYDTNAWTDVLPLWGGDSMSQSDVYMTGRTTGVLTYRNTDMFGYVDGLNFALQYQGKNNENTNNSSKRVDTAKANGDGFGFSTAYNLGWGVTLGGGYSNSARTNWQEHHSAATGKNAEAWNFGGKFAANNVYLAAMYGESRNMNYYGSDALIANKTQNIELTAQYDFVDLGLKPSLGYVQSKGKDLGTAQGNDQDLVKYISVGSFYKFNKNMTAVVDYKINLLDENDFTKTYGVATDNVVGLGLTYQF